In one window of Acanthochromis polyacanthus isolate Apoly-LR-REF ecotype Palm Island chromosome 8, KAUST_Apoly_ChrSc, whole genome shotgun sequence DNA:
- the miox gene encoding inositol oxygenase, with amino-acid sequence MKVVNIGPDPSLAYRPNLEMNETKEKEEYRNFENGSLFDRVFNTYSLMHTNQTLEFVKRKHAEWTSCNHTRMGMMDAIMSLDQLVDESDPDVDFPNSFHAFQTAEGIRQAHPDKDWFQLVGLIHDVGKIMALWDEPQWAVVGDTFPVGCKFQSSIVFRENSFQDNPDDKNPSYNTEYGIYEPKCGLDNVFMSWGHDEYLYRVMKFNKCSIPEEGLYMIRFHSFYPWHSHGDYMHLCNDKDLKMLPWVNEFNKFDLYTKTTELPDVDKLKPYYQSLIDKYCPGILEW; translated from the exons ATGAAGGTTGTCAACATA GGTCCAGATCCATCTCTGGCATATCGGCCAAATTTGGAAATGAACGAAACCAAAGAGAAGGAAGAGTACAGAAACTTTGAG aatgGAAGTCTATTCGACCGTGTCTTCAACACATACAGCCTGATGCACACCAACCAAACACTGGAGTTTGTAAAGCGAAAG CATGCTGAATGGACCAGCTGCAACCACACTAGGATGGGGATGATGGACGCCATCATGTCTCTAGATCAGCTGGTGGATGAGTCCGATCCTGACGTGGACTTTCCCAACTCCTTCCATGCCTTCCAGACAGCCGAAGGCATCCGCCAGGCACACCCAGACAAAG ACTGGTTCCAGCTGGTGGGTCTGATCCATGATGTTGGAAAAATCATGGCTCTTTGGGATGAACCCCAG TGGGCTGTAGTGGGCGACACCTTCCCTGTGGGCTGCAAATTTCAAAGCTCCATTGTGTTCAGAGAGAACAGCTTCCAGGACAACCCAGATGATAAAAATCCCAGTTACAA CACAGAATACGGAATCTATGAACCAAAATGTGGCCTCGACAATGTCTTCATGTCCTGGGGTCATGATG AATATCTCTACCGAGTTATGAAGTTCAACAAGTGCTCCATCCCAGAGGAG GGGCTGTACATGATTCGCTTCCATTCCTTCTACCCCTGGCATTCCCATGGAGACTACATGCACCTGTGCAACGACAAAGACCTGAAAATGCTGCCCTGGGTCAACGAGTTTAA CAAATTTGACCTGTACACAAAAACCACCGAGCTGCCCGACGTTGACAAGCTGAAGCCGTACTACCAGTCTCTGATTGACAAGTACTGTCCTGGAATACTGGAGtggtga
- the lmf2a gene encoding lipase maturation factor 2a, giving the protein MGEIILPRRMFLWCMAVIYLAAFVSLYVQIPGLYGNEGLLPARWQLRYSGKPLLDQLLSSPTLLWLGPRLGLDTHTAMELLCLIGAVLSLAATLVEGLRDSIVFFCLWALYISMYQVGQVFLYFQWDNLLLETGFLCILVAPLTLIRGSRGVREHDRVTFWLIRWLLFRLMFASGVVKLTSRCPTWWGLTALTYHYETQCIPTPLAWFAHQLPVWWQKLSVVGTFVVEIAVPFLFFSPLRRLRLGAFYLQVLLQVLIILSGNYNFFNLLTLALCLSLLDDQHVYFWLRKAYKTSDQNNNSKLWPRLCYLLELSVWALMIHGTIILFDLQPTKDGITSRTAFTYHHFNQFLKTVTIPSVWIGVLSLTWEMVRSMFRCACVSGFLKRFWGTVQWTLLAAASASMFAVSLVPFTYIEYDSHARLWPGVRQAYESVDRYQLVNSYGLFRRMTGVGGRPEVVIEGSYDGVEWTEIEFMYKPGNLSASPPVVTPHQPRLDWQMWFAALGPHTQAPWFTSLMYKLLQGKRDVIELIQTDVSQYPFHRQPPAYLRAHRYRYWFTEPKADGSYPQRWWRRVYDEEFYPIVHLGNAFLENMLTQYGLKDKSPPRRLSNTAVAQAVRWVRSQVRGVPPPTLIWTLIACSATFCLFRGLQGRNKGTGKNSLAPDADAIVGDHTKNMSDSCEKSDEPQAEEEEEEEEEEKHNGANSEDEAEGNESEEKDTVSDEDQEEEEEEMEKEDIPEKKKF; this is encoded by the exons ATGGGGGAAATCATTCTGCCTCGGCGCATGTTCCTCTGGTGCATGGCGGTCATTTATTTGGCCGCTTTTGTGTCCCTTTACGTGCAGATACCAG GTCTCTATGGCAACGAGGGGCTGCTTCCTGCCCGTTGGCAGCTGCGATACAGCGGGAAGCCTCTGCTGGATCAGCTGCTGTCCTCTCCCACCCTCCTGTGGCTGGGGCCTCGGCTGGGCCTGGACACCCACACCGCCATGGAGCTGCTGTGTCTTATAGGGGCTGTGCTGAGCCTCGCCGCCACGCTGGTGGAGGGTCTGAGAGACagcattgtgtttttctgcctctgGGCCTTGTATATTTCCATGTACCAG GTGGGGCAGGTTTTCCTCTACTTCCAGTG GGACAACCTGCTTCTGGAGACGGGGTTCCTTTGTATCCTTGTCGCTCCGCTGACATTAATCAGGGGGTCACGAGGGGTCAGAGAACATGATCGTGTGACCTTCTGGCTCATTCGCTGGTTGCTCTTCAGGCTGATGTTTGCCTCCGGAGTGGTGAAACTCACATCACGTTGTCCCACATGGTGGGGCCTCACAG CCCTGACTTATCATTATGAGACTCAGTGTATCCCCACTCCTCTGGCCTGGTTTGCCCACCAGTTGCCAGTGTGGTGGCAGAAGCTGAGCGTGGTGGGAACCTTTGTTGTAGAGATCGCTGTGCCTTTTCTATTCTTCAGTCCTCTTCGTAGGCTGAGACTCGGGGCTTTTTACTTGCAG GTGCTGCTGCAAGTTCTCATCATCTTGTCTGGCAACTACAACTTCTTCAACCTGCTGACGTTGGCCCTCTGTCTCTCACTTCTGGACGATCAGCATGTATATTTTTGGTTGCGCAAGGCGTATAAGACCAGTGACCAGAACAATA ACTCCAAGTTGTGGCCGAGGTTGTGCTACCTGCTGGAACTGTCAGTCTGGGCTCTCATGATCCACGGAACGATAATCCTCTTCGACCTGCAGCCGACTAAGGATGGCATCACTTCTCGGACGG CCTTTACGTACCACCACTTTAACCAGTTTCTGAAGACCGTCACTATCCCGAGTGTCTGGATCGGTGTCCTGTCTCTCACCTGGGAGATGGTCAGATCTATGTTCAG GTGTGCGTGTGTCTCCGGCTTCCTGAAGAGGTTTTGGGGTACAGTTCAGTGGACTCTGctggctgctgcttctgcttcaATGTTTGCTGTCAGTCTG GTTCCATTCACCTACATAGAGTACGACTCGCATGCCAGGTTGTGGCCAGGTGTGCGTCAGGCATACGAGTCAGTGGATCGCTACCAGCTGGTGAATTCGTATGGTCTGTTCAGAAGGATGACCGGGGTTGGTGGGCGGCCAGAGGTCGTCATTGAGGGAAGCTATGATGGGGTTGAGTGGACG GAGATTGAGTTTATGTATAAGCCAGGGAACCTAAGTGCATCTCCTCCTGTGGTGACGCCTCATCAACCCAGGCTGGACTGGCAAATGTGGTTTGCTGCTCTTGGTCCTCATACTCAGGCTCCCTGGTTCACCAGCCTGATGTACAAACTGCTGCAGGGCAAAAGAGACG TGATTGAGCTGATTCAGACGGATGTATCCCAGTATCCATTTCACCGGCAGCCTCCTGCCTACCTCCGAGCTCACCGCTACAGATACTGGTTCACTGAACCAAAGGCTGACGG CTCTTACCCACAGCGCTGGTGGAGGAGGGTCTATGATGAGGAATTCTATCCCATAGTGCACCTGGGCAACGCTTTCCTGGAGAACATGCTCACCCAGTATGGGCTCAAG GACAAATCGCCCCCACGGCGACTGTCCAACACCGCTGTTGCCCAGGCGGTGAGGTGGGTGCGCTCTCAGGTCAGAGGTGTTCCTCCTCCAACACTAATCTGGACCCTAATTGCCTGCAGCGCCACCTTTTGTCTGTTCCGGGGATTGCAAGGCAGAAATAAAGGCACAGGAAAGAACTCACTTGCTCCTGATGCCGATGCTATTGTAGGCGATCACACAAAAAACATGTCTGACAGCTGTGAGAAATCAGATGAACcgcaggcagaggaggaggaggaggaggaggaagaggagaaacacAATGGAGCGAACAGTGAAGATGAGGCGGAGGGAAACGAAAGCGAGGAGAAAGACACTGTTAGTGACGAggatcaggaggaggaggaagaagagatgGAAAAGGAGGATATCcctgaaaagaaaaagttttga